A window of Rhododendron vialii isolate Sample 1 chromosome 11a, ASM3025357v1 contains these coding sequences:
- the LOC131307724 gene encoding STOREKEEPER protein-like — MAPFRNAGPKQTLSSSSGEEEEEEEDTSSSEGEEAELEKSKISTSAPKKPSAQNQPNTSKTRPSHPQPSSSSNSEPDSPSRPDPKSKPISKAAPTRKASGAVEEMAKKKQLFGEDDEITILKGMIGFKSEKEVEPGSDMNGFLEFVKESLRFSGATKTQLYEKMRRLRQKYENNVTRGEKVGKDHLVFSRAHEKIAFDLSKQIWGNIGGNGVGSGKAKVNASVRKSGSRTGSVGLRKGGKKRKVERMEVDAEVEARARGFWSGGFCGSVGGLSLGEKIVKVGLGLISDSNKVEFEGKCKKLRVEETELYSKKLGLICEQMEAVIEVMKSQGD; from the coding sequence ATGGCACCCTTTCGAAATGCAGGACCAAAACAAACCCTTTCGTCATCatctggagaagaagaagaagaagaagaagacacaTCATCATCAGAAGGAGAAGAAGCAGAGCTAGAAAAAAGTAAGATTTCCACTTCTGCACCCAAAAAACCCTCCGCTCAAAACCAACCAAACACATCTAAAACCCGCCCCTCACATCCCCAACCCTCGTCCTCATCCAACTCCGAACCCGATTCCCCGTCTCGTCCCGACCCGAAATCAAAACCCATTTCTAAGGCGGCTCCTACGAGGAAGGCTAGCGGCGCTGTGGAGGAAATGGCAAAGAAAAAACAGTTGTTTGGTGAAGATGATGAAATTACTATTTTGAAGGGGATGATTGGGTTCAAGTCGGAGAAAGAGGTCGAACCCGGGTCTGACATGAACGGGTTCCTCGAATTCGTGAAGGAATCGCTGCGATTCTCCGGCGCTACAAAGACGCAGCTGTACGAGAAGATGCGGAGGTTGAGGCAGAAGTACGAGAATAATGTGACGAGAGGGGAAAAAGTCGGCAAGGACCACCTAGTGTTTTCGAGAGCCCACGAGAAAATAGCCTTCGACTTGTCCAAACAGATATGGGGGAATATTGGAGGTAATGGTGTGGGAAGTGGAAAGGCAAAGGTTAATGCGAGTGTGAGGAAGAGTGGAAGTCGAACCGGCAGTGTGGGTTTGCGGAAGGGCGGAAAAAAGAGGAAGGTTGAGAGAATGGAAGTGGATGCGGAGGTTGAGGCGCGTGCGCGGGGGTTTTGGTCAGGTGGTTTTTGTGGAAGCGTTGGTGGGTTGAGTTTGGGAGAGAAGATTGTGAAGGTTGGGTTGGGGTTGATTAGTGATTCTAATAAGGTGGAGTTCGAGGGGAAGTGCAAGAAGTTGAGGGTGGAGGAGACGGAGCTTTACTCGAAGAAGTTGGGCTTGATTTGCGAGCAAATGGAAGCGGTGATAGAGGTGATGAAGTCACAAGGGGATTGA